The following coding sequences are from one Desulfuromonas sp. TF window:
- the mgtE gene encoding magnesium transporter: MTLSPLPAEDLRALREELGDRDALSIADDLGRLEPAERAKVFRLLTKQKALAVFQLLDTAHQEELVSGLRDEQVLRLVQELDPDDRARLFDEMPAAVVRRLLAGLSPRERRLTSMLLGFPEESAGRIMSPKFVRLVPEMTVTEALERVRRRGRDAETIYALPVTDEELRLVGAVELRDLLLAEPETRVREIMNPEVRAVRVDEDQEKVARLIQAADLLALPVVDMENRLVGVVTVDDAMDVLGAEEEEDLARTGASEPLGRPYFSASIFRLARSRATWLLLLAVAAILTVNVLSAFEHTLESVVTLTLFIPLLIGTGGNAGAQSATTIVRSMAMDDIRPGDIMRVVLREGRVGLLLGTMLGGLSFIPVWLFTGRSLALVISLTLITVCTLASLVGSLMPLLARQIGVDPAVVSAPFVTTIVDASGLLVYFLIARAVLGI, translated from the coding sequence ATGACGTTATCACCGTTGCCTGCAGAGGACTTGCGGGCTCTGCGAGAAGAACTGGGCGATCGTGACGCCCTCAGCATCGCCGACGACCTGGGCCGCCTTGAGCCGGCGGAACGGGCCAAGGTCTTCCGCCTGCTGACAAAGCAAAAAGCCTTGGCCGTCTTCCAGTTGCTGGACACCGCCCACCAGGAGGAGTTGGTGAGCGGGCTGCGGGACGAGCAGGTACTGCGGCTGGTCCAGGAGCTGGATCCGGACGACCGGGCGCGGCTCTTCGACGAAATGCCCGCCGCCGTGGTGCGCCGTCTGCTTGCTGGCCTGAGCCCCCGCGAGCGGCGCCTGACCTCGATGCTGCTGGGTTTTCCGGAGGAGTCGGCCGGACGGATCATGAGCCCCAAGTTCGTCCGGCTGGTTCCGGAGATGACTGTGACCGAGGCCCTGGAAAGGGTACGCCGGCGGGGAAGGGATGCAGAGACGATCTATGCCCTGCCGGTCACCGACGAGGAACTTCGGCTGGTGGGGGCCGTGGAACTGCGGGACCTGCTTCTGGCCGAACCGGAGACCCGGGTAAGGGAGATCATGAACCCCGAGGTCCGCGCCGTGCGGGTGGACGAGGACCAGGAAAAAGTGGCGCGGCTGATCCAGGCGGCGGACCTGCTGGCGCTGCCGGTGGTCGACATGGAAAACCGGTTGGTGGGGGTGGTCACCGTAGACGACGCCATGGACGTGCTTGGAGCCGAGGAAGAAGAGGACCTGGCCCGCACCGGCGCCTCCGAGCCCCTGGGACGCCCCTATTTTTCCGCCTCCATCTTCCGGCTGGCGCGCAGCCGGGCCACCTGGCTCCTCCTCCTGGCGGTGGCCGCCATCCTCACCGTCAACGTCCTCAGCGCTTTCGAGCACACCCTGGAATCGGTGGTCACCCTGACCCTGTTCATCCCCCTGCTGATCGGCACGGGTGGAAACGCCGGCGCCCAGTCGGCGACGACCATCGTGCGCAGCATGGCCATGGATGACATCCGCCCCGGAGACATCATGCGGGTGGTCCTGCGGGAGGGCCGGGTGGGACTGCTGCTGGGGACCATGCTGGGCGGACTGAGCTTTATACCGGTGTGGCTATTCACCGGCCGCTCTCTGGCACTGGTCATCTCCCTCACTCTGATCACGGTCTGCACCCTGGCCTCCCTGGTCGGCTCCCTGATGCCCCTGCTCGCCCGGCAGATCGGGGTGGACCCGGCCGTGGTCAGCGCCCCATTCGTGACCACCATCGTCGATGCCAGCGGTCTGCTGGTTTATTTCCTGATCGCCCGGGCGGTCCTGGGAATCTGA
- the mnhG gene encoding monovalent cation/H(+) antiporter subunit G, whose product MSEIVVAALLVFGAAFILVAAIGLVRMPDIFLRMSCNAKASTLGIGLLLLGLAVHFGEMDVSGRALATIGFIVLTTPIASHRIGRVAYLDGTPLWEGTIADEMRGKYASGEVMAERKKE is encoded by the coding sequence ATGAGCGAGATCGTCGTTGCCGCCCTGCTGGTTTTCGGCGCCGCCTTCATTCTGGTTGCGGCGATCGGCCTGGTGCGCATGCCTGACATCTTCCTGCGCATGTCCTGCAACGCCAAGGCCTCCACTCTCGGCATCGGTCTGCTGCTGCTCGGCCTGGCAGTTCATTTCGGTGAGATGGATGTGAGCGGCCGCGCCCTGGCCACCATCGGCTTCATTGTCCTGACCACTCCCATCGCCTCCCACCGCATCGGCCGGGTGGCCTATCTCGACGGGACGCCCCTGTGGGAGGGAACGATCGCCGACGAGATGCGCGGAAAATATGCGTCCGGCGAGGTAATGGCGGAGCGGAAGAAAGAGTAG
- a CDS encoding monovalent cation/H+ antiporter complex subunit F has translation MILQATVHYLVFPMLTGALVLAFIRLLRGPTTADRIVAFDLIAAASVGIIVVTAIVTEQAVLLDAASIWAVIAFVSVIAFADYIERRGGV, from the coding sequence ATGATCCTGCAGGCGACGGTTCACTACCTGGTTTTCCCTATGCTGACCGGAGCGCTGGTCCTGGCTTTCATCCGCCTGCTGCGCGGCCCGACCACGGCGGACCGGATCGTCGCCTTCGACCTGATCGCCGCCGCCTCGGTGGGGATCATCGTGGTTACCGCCATCGTCACCGAACAGGCTGTGCTGCTCGACGCGGCCAGTATCTGGGCGGTGATCGCCTTTGTCAGTGTCATCGCCTTTGCCGATTACATCGAGCGCCGGGGGGGGGTATGA
- a CDS encoding Na+/H+ antiporter subunit E — protein sequence MNRFWGIIFLPLVWMTLTGDFSGGNFILGLLLSSLALWVAHPVGEGVPLIHYVRKGRRWFAFSLFFLRELIWASLRITWDILTPRHRMRPAILAIPLDVKTDLEITTLANLITLTPGTLSLDVSSDRKVLYIHAVYVHDVAAFKKYIKDRLERRVREVLR from the coding sequence ATGAACCGGTTCTGGGGAATCATTTTTCTGCCGCTCGTCTGGATGACGTTGACCGGCGATTTTTCCGGTGGAAACTTCATCCTCGGCCTGCTGCTCAGCTCCCTGGCACTATGGGTGGCCCATCCGGTAGGGGAGGGGGTTCCCCTGATCCATTATGTCCGCAAGGGGCGCCGCTGGTTCGCTTTCAGCCTTTTCTTTCTCCGGGAACTGATCTGGGCGAGCCTGCGGATCACCTGGGATATTTTGACCCCAAGGCACCGGATGCGTCCCGCCATCCTGGCGATCCCCCTGGACGTCAAGACCGATCTCGAAATCACCACCCTCGCCAACCTGATTACCCTGACGCCCGGGACTCTGAGCCTGGACGTTTCGAGCGACCGGAAAGTGCTCTACATCCACGCCGTGTACGTCCACGACGTGGCAGCGTTCAAAAAATACATCAAGGACCGCCTCGAACGGCGGGTCCGGGAGGTGTTGCGATGA